The sequence below is a genomic window from Fibrobacter sp. UWB10.
CGATGACCCGGGACGACCCAAATAGGCGAGAGAACGTGAGAAGGGAGAAAAATACAAGAATATTTAAATGGTCGGCGATTTGTTTTGCCGTTGTATTCTCCTTTTTCTTGGCGGATTTCTTGATGGGGGAGCCGCGCGTTCCTGAACGTGCCGTGGGTTCGATTCCTTTTGACCATGCGTTGCACGGCGATTCAATCGGTTTGGACTGTGCCGCCTGCCATACGGGCTCGCGCGCCTCGGCGAATGCCTTTATGCCCTCGAAAGCTGACTGCATGGACTGCCACAGGCTCCCGCTGACCGAAAATCCGGGAATCGAAACGCTGGATTCTATGCTTGCAAAAGCTGATGACCGCCCATGGTCCCACAAGCGCCATTTGCCGGATCATGTAGTGTTTCACCATGGTGTGCATGCCGCTGCAGGCGTCGCTTGCGCCGATTGTCATGGCCGGGGCTATATGCAGAACCGCTACGGCGCAGAATTGTTCAATATGCAAAGTTGCCTCAAGTGCCACAGGGGCGAAACTTTCAAAGAAAAAGGCTTTAAGCCGGCGGCCACGTACTGCGCCGCTTGCCACCGCTGATTCGTGAAGGTATCTTATGGGTATGGATCGTCGCGAATTCATCAAGAGTTGTTCTCTGGTAGCGGTAATGGGGCTGCTGTTTGGCTGCCGCAAGATTCCGCTCGAAGAACTCGCCGGCGACTTGCCTAGCCTCAAACGTTTTGAAGACGAAGTCAAGCTTGCCCTATCGCAGACGAAAAAATCCCTCGACCTCGTGAAAGTCCCGACTCCGGGTGCCCTCAAGATTCCGGGGGCCTCGACTCTCAACCGTTTCGGCATGGCCATCGACCTGGATGCCTGCGATGGTTGCGGCAAGTGCATTCTGGCCTGCAACCTCGAAAACAACGTGCCGCTGGTTCCCGACGAAGATGCTGCCCGCGGGCGTTTTATGCACTGGGTCGACATGCGCGGCAGCGCCCCCTTCATGTGCGCGCACTGTGGCAATGCCCCGTGCGAACGCGTCTGCCCGACGGGGGCCGCCAATCACACGCCCGATGGCCTGAGCGCCATGATGTACAAGCGTTGTACGGGAAGCCGTTTCTGCGGCGCAAATTGCCCCGTTCAGGCTCGAAAGTTCAATTTTAACGATGCCCAAAAACTCGGGCTTGCCCGACAGTTCAATCGCGAAGTTCCGCTCCGCGACAAGGGCGTCATGGAAAAATGCAGCCTTTGCCTGCACCGCCTGCAGAACGACCGCCTAAAATTCAAGACCTCGCTTACCGTTGACGCCTCTGCTGAAGAATGGCGAGGTCGTGGCGTCAAAACCGCTTGCGCCGAAGCTTGCCCCAAGAACGCCATCATCTTTGGCAACTGGCTCGACGAAAAGTCGCCGCTGGTAAAGCTTACCAAGAATCGAGAACTGTACGCGCCGCGAGAACTAGCCGACCTTGATCCTTCCGTGGTATTTATGCGGGGGAGGCGCTAATGTTCAAGTACTTGATGCTTGCAGGCCTTGCGCTGTTCTTGCCGGGGCTTTATGCGCTGGGTTATTCGATTTTCGAAGGCCCTTCTGCCTGGATGGTGGATTCTCGCACCTTCTGGGGCACGCCTATCAGCTTGTTCGTTTTTTGGATTGGGCTTGCCCATGCTGGCACGCTTTTGTCGGCAATTTTCCTTGCGCTCGATATTAAGCTTGACCGCCGTACTGCATTGATTGCAGAACTTTCGACGCTTGTATGCCTTGTGTTTGCGGGAATCTTCCCGCTCATGCACTTGGGCGTCATCAACAACTTTTACATGGTCATGCCGCTTCTAGATGCCCGCGGGAATTTTGCGAATGTCGGTTCGCCCTTGGTTTGGGATTTCTGCTGCATTGCGGTGTACGCGTTCCTTTCGCTCGTGTTTTTCATGACGCATCTCAAAACGCGCGAAATCCCGGCCCTCGATAAATACCGCAAGCCTATGGCGTGGCTCTTGTTCCCGCTGGTGCTCTGGGTGCATACGGTGGTGAGTCTCGATTTTGCGACCACATTTGTGCCTGAGTGGCGCGGGGCATTTTTTCCGGTTTACTTTATTGCGGGAGCCATATTCTCGGGCCTTGCTCTCATGAATTTGCTCCTGTGTTCCGAGGGCTACCGAGTGCGTCTTTTGGAGCGCTTGCAGTTGATCTTCTCTTGGTTCATGTGCGCCATTTGGGTTTGGGACTTGATGCTGAAAGGCTCCCTTTGCACTTCGGCGTTTATTTTTGCGGGCGTCTTGCCGCAGTTCCGCATGATTGCGGTCATTCGCGAAAACAAGTGGGGCCGAATCGCGCTTTCGTTGAGCGTATTAATCGGACTTTTCTTGGAACGCCTTTACATCGTTTCGCCAGAATTCGGCTCGTATGCGGCATCGCCCTTGAATTGGATTGACTGGGGCCTTATCGCCTTCTCGGTAGGTGGCTTTATGCTGCTCTTCTTTGGAATTCGCCGCTGTCTAAATTGGAAAATGGAAGGCGCCGGTTCTTATTTTGGCGAAGTTGATGGCACTGATTTGGCCGACGCCGAACAGCAGGAACTTGAAAAAGAGGGGGCGCGCGGTATTGAAAAGCCCAAGAAAGGCTTTTACATTCAGCCGTGGGCTTCCGAAGAATACCATGTGTTGCGCCTCCCATTGCTTGTGGGTTTTGCCTTTGCGTTGGTCTACTCGATTTGGGTTTTGAACCAGAGTGTTTTTGCAAACGTTGAATTTTCGTTTGCAAACATTGTCCCGCTTTTGTATCCGGTTATCGCCTTGGTGACGACGGTGACATTGTATCTCCGAGCCTACTTTGTGGAGCATGCGTTTACCTTGCCTCGTCATGAAAAGTGGATGGCTGCTATTTTGCTTGTGCTTGTGGCGGCTTGTGCGGGCACATTCTTTGCCGGCGGCTCTTCTCACAATTCAACGAATACGATTGATTCGCAATCCATAGGCGTTGACGCTCCGATTTCTCAAAGTCATGCTCGCTTGCTTTGGAATGCCCGCTGTGCCACTTGTCACGGCGTTGATGGCAAATTCAACGAAAAATTTGTGCGTGAATTTTATCCGGTGCCGCAAAAGCTCGATACACAACGCCTCGATAGCTTGGGCGTAGATTCCTTGGTCAAGGTGATTTTGAACGGTCGCAACAATATGAATGCTTACGCGGGCCGCTTGACTCCGAGCGAAGCTCTGGGTCTTGTGAATTACATGCGGACTCTGGCAAAATCAGCTACTGAATCGGCAAAGGAGGGCGATAATGACTCCGCTCGCTAATTCGCTTTCGTGCCTGATCGCTCTTGGCTGCGCTTCGTTCCTGTGGCGCAAGGGTTCGTCACCGTACCGCAACGGTGCGCTTCTGTCTGTATTCTTGGTGCTGTTCAGTGTGTTCTGCTATTTTGCCGGTGATATCAACGACCCGACGATTGAACATTATCCGTTCCGCATGCTCGCTCTCTGCCTCTGCCTTTCGACCACATCGCTTTCGTTTTACCGCAGGCGTTACCTGGTGCTTGCTCAGTCGCTCTGGTGCTGGATTGAACTTTTTGGCGGAATTTCGCTCTATTACCACGGAATTGATATTGCTTGGACTCGCATCGCGGCTTTGCTCTGCATGACCCTTTGCAGCACGTTCCTTTCTAAAATTTCGAAAGAAATGGAATTCTGCCTAATGGTCTTCTGGCTCGCTGTTTGGGTATTCTTTTAGAATGTGAAGTGTGAGATGTAAAATGTTTAATTCCACATTCCACATTACACATTGCACATTATATCTTTCAGGTATTCTGCAGAAAGTTTCGAGAGCGATGTTGCCTTGTCGCGCTTGAACTGACGGCGTTTTTTGCCTTTGTCGAGCCCCAAGAATTTTGGGAGCATGGTCAGATGGCGGAACGTGAAGGCTGATAGCAGGCCAACGGGGAGGCTCTTGTAATAGATTTCCCACAACGCTTCGACCTGATTTAGGCGGCTAGCGTCGATAAGTTGCGACGTTCTTGCCACAAGATACGGCACGCTAAACATTTTACCGCCCGCGTGAGCCATACGCAGCGTGTAGTCAATCAGTCTGAATTCGGGCGGCAAGTCCAAGTCAAACAGGCCGGTGCGTTGAATAATCCGGCTCGAAAACACCGCAATCATCGGATTCGGGGCCGCAACAAATCGCATTTTCTCGTTTTCTGAAATCGGGGCGAATCCTTTGCTCTTGTTAAGCAACAGTCCGCCGTAAAAATGCCCGTTATTCTTGACCCTCGGCGCGAATGCGTCGGCCATCGGGAATCCTTCAATCACTTCTGCTAAGTTGTTCAGAAAGTCTCGGTCAATCGTTACCGCAGGCTGCGCAATTATGACCCATTCGGCATCGATGCTTTGCAACGGGCGGTTCCAGTCGCTGTCGTGCGACCAGCCTAATGCAGGGTCTTCAAAAGGGGGAGTCCAGTTATCGAATTGCGGAGAGTTTTCTTCTAGAACAATGACGTCAAACTGCCGCATCGCACGCCTGAATTAGAAATTCACACGAACGCCAAGTCTGTGTTCGTGGCCCATTCCTTGAGCAAGGTACGAAAAACTGTAGTCGAGGGCGAACAAGTCCATGGCATAGCCAAGACCAGCGCTCAACATGTGGGCGTTGTTTGTTTCATCCGGGCGATCTTCAGACGCAAATAGTTCCTTGGCGTCGCGAGTCAAGTCGAGCCACGTGCGCTGGAAACCGGCGCGGACAAAGAAATGCTGGCCAAGTGCGTATTCGCCACCCAAGCTCAAGAACGCTTCTTGGTAGCGCGGAAACTCATTGTCTACGAAAATCGTAAGGCGGGGGAGAACCTTAGGCTTGAAAAAGCCTGCAATCGCAAACGTCTGCGACATCGGGTAGTATTCGTCTTCGCCGTCGTCTACGTAGTCGCGCAACAGGCAACCGAAATCACGTGCCATGAAAGAAAAACCGTAACGCTTGCTTTCGGACTGCCAAGCGATACCCCAGTCGAATGCGGCACCAAGAGCGGTGCGGTCACCTGCTTCGTCAGTCAGTTTGTCGGCTGCAAATTTAAGCGTCGCACCGAAGCGGAAATACTTCATGGGGAAAGCGATTGTTGCCGTAGCCAACTGGCTGAACGGTTCGTAAGTCTTGCCCGTTGCTTCGCCATATTCGTCGTAGCCGTCGATATCACCATACGAAAGCCAGTTATACGAAACCTGGAATATGTATTTGTCATAGTGTCCAGTGTAGTAAATGCTTCCCTGGTTGTCGGCCATGTCGCCCGTTTGCCAGTGAACTGCAGCTATGTGGTTCTTGCCTTCGGGCAAAATGACTGCGGCTGGGTTCAACTGCGTAATCGTCGGATCGGTCGAAATGACTGCGCCGGCAGACTTTTCGAGAGCCGCATTACGCGGGCTATCAAACGTGTTGATGAACGAAAACACTTCTTGTCCGGCATCGCCTTGAGTGAAGTAGGCATGGCTTGCTACAGGGATTGTGAGCAGCGAAAAAGCCGTAATCAAAAAGTGCTTGAAAGTCATGGTTGAAATTTACAAATATTGCGGCCGCGCGGGTGTAATTTTTGGCAAAAAAGCGTTAATTTTTACGAATAAATGCAAGATTTGCCTTTACAAAAGGCGAAACGTTTAATATATTTGGGTGCGTTCGGGCTACTAGCTCAGTTGGTAGAGCAACGCCCTTTTAAGGCGTGGGTCGAAGGTTCGAGCCCTTCGTAGCTCAGGAAACCGATTCTAGATTTCTAGAATCGGTTTTTCTTTTGAAAAATACTCCTCAAACGGATGTTATTTTATTATATTTGTCGCACTCGGGGTGTAGCTCAGCCTGGTAGAGCGTCTGCTTTGGGAGCAGAATGTCGTCAGTTCGAATCTGGCTACCCCGATACAAAACGCGACCCCTTCAGGGGGTCGCTTTTTGTATCGAGCTAACGCCAGATTGAACTGACCAGTTCGACTAAAACCATCGAGAGCGTAGCGAACTCAGATGGTTTTAGGCCTTAACTTGAACGAAGTTCAAGTAAGCCCGAAGGGCAAAATACGAAACAAAGTGAGTATTTTGGCAATCTGGTTACCCCGATACAAGATAAGCCCCCTTTTGGGGGCTTTTCTTGTATCTTAGGTAACCAGATTAGCTTCACCGAAGGTGCAGCCTCTCTCTCAATCTAAAAGATCAGGCAACAAAATATCTGGATCGCCAGGCCTATTAACCCCAAGGTAAATTCCCCTCATTTGCATTTTCTGGGTCGTCTCCAAATCGCAAACTGCCAAGACCTCGGAACGGTCTATATAGGCCTCCTTGCAACCAAGTTCCAAAGCCATGCTTTTACAACCAAAGACCTTGTCATCGCAGTACATTATCAAATCAAGAGTGTGGTCCTCGTTCAAGTCTGATTCGCTTACAATCGTTCTTCGATGACCGGCCGTATCCGGATAGAATGCGTTAAAGAAGTCTGGCACGTTTGCCTTGAGTTCCGCCTTGGTGATAGGAACCGCCGCGCGCACGGATTCAGCATCTATATCGCCATGTCTATCAGCATATTTGCGGTTGTATATGCCTATGGATGCTAGCTGGTCTATGTATGTCATGGTGAGCCCGCCCGGATTGCGCAGCAAATAGAAATCTCCGTAAAAAGATTCCGTAGAATCGCTTCCGTCGTAGGCCCCGATAATCTGGCAACCGCCATACACATTGAATCGGTAGAAGTGTGCCGAATCAGCCAATCTTTCGTTCATGCCTACAGGGCATTCCTCTTCAATAAAGTTGGCGCATCGCCCGGTTTCGGGATTGCAGGCCTCAGCAATGTCGCAGAGTTCAGACCGGCAAATGCAGGCGCCATACAGGAACTGCCCTCCAGACGCGGTGCAGGAATCTTCAAAGAATTCAGGAATAGCGGGAAATTCGCTGCTGGATGACTGGTCCACGGGTAATTCGCTGGAGGAACTAGTCTGTAAATCACTTGAAGAACTTATTAACGAATTGGAGGAAGATTCTGGTGATGGATCGTCTGTAGCTTTGCTTACGTCGTCGCTGGAACAGGCGACAACGCAAATAAATGTGAAGGGTAGAACAATCCCGTATTTGAATTTCATATTTCCTCCATTATTAATGGAATATACCTTTTTAGGGGAGAATATGAAGGAAAAATGAAAATCAGACAATTTTTTGTGATTTGTCTGCTGTATCCAAGACTAGACTATCTTCCTATCCGCAATCCACTTTCGGACAGATTCTTCGGCGCGAGCCGCAAGAATCTCTTTTTTATTTTTTTTCTTGAGACCTTCGTGGTGGGGGAGCAGCCCGAAATTGAAATTCATGGGCTGGAAGTCTTCGTTTTCTTCCACCAGGCGGTTCATGAGCGAGCCGATGCAGCTTTCGTCCGGCAGCGGGTCGGCATGCCCGTGTAGGATCGTCTGTGCCATATTCCAGGCGGCGTACCAGCCAGTGGCGACCGCTTCGGTGTAGCCTTCGGAACCCGTAATCTGGCCCGCAAACCATGTAGGCGGAATGTTCTTGGCGCATTCAAGATCCGGGCGCAGGCGGAGTGTCTTGTCCAGGAATTTGGGAGATTCAATGAAGGTGTTGCGGTGCATGCAGCCGAGGCGTGCAAATTTCGCATTGCGGAGTGCCGGCACCATGGTGAAGATTTCCTTTTGCGTGCCCCATTTGAGGCGCGTCTGGAAACCCACCATATTGAACAAAGTCTTTTGCTTGTTTTCGGCGCGGAGCTGGATCACCGCGTACCACAATTTTCCGTTGTTGCCGAGACCAAGGCCAATCGGACGCATGGGACCGTGGCGGAGCGTTTCAAAACCGCGGCGGGCCATTTCTTCTACTGGCAAGCAACCTTCGAACAGCTCGTTCTTTTCGAACGGGCGCGGCTCGGTGCTTTCGGCTTCGCAGAGTTTGCGCACAAATTCGGTGTAGGTTTCCTTGTCCAGCGGGCAGTTGATAAAGTCAGCCGTTTCGCCCTTTTCCCAACGGTTGCGGTAAAAGGCGTGGTCAAAGTCGATACTGTCGGTTTCGACAACCGGAGCGATGGCGTCAAAAAAGTGTAGACGATTGCTGCCGAGGCGCTTGAAAATGTCGTCGGCAAGCGCGTCACTAGCCAAGGGGCCTGCGGCTACGAGAGTCGGACAGTCGCCTTCGAGGCTTGTGACTTCTTCGCGGTGGAGTGTAATGTTTGGCGATTCAGCAATCTTTTTTTCGACCGATTCGCTGAAAATATCGCGGTTAACAGTGAGCGAGTCGCCTGCGGGCACGGCCGCTTCGCGGGCCGAATCCAGCAAAAAACTCCCGAGCATCGTGAGTTCTTGCTTTAAAAGTCCGTGAGCACTTGTAATGCCCAAAGCCTTAAAGCTGTTGGAACAAACTAATTGTGCCAAATGGCCGTCCTTGTGGGCAGGAGTCTGCCTTACCGGGCGCATTTCGTACAAATCAACCTTAAAACCGCGACTTGCAAGTTGCAAAGCCGCTTCGCAGCCAGCAAGGCCGCCACCAATTACACGAACTTTTTGAGTCATCTAAGATCTAAGCTCTAAGTTCTTCTAACTAATTCGTCACCATCTTGCGGTAGCTTTTGGCATTCCCGATCCAGAGCTTTACAAGCAGTTCTTCGAGCGAGGCCGAAGTCACGTACTCGGGGTCTGCGTCCTGGATCTCGTCGGAAATCATGTTCGCCTGGGTCGGATTCAGCATGCCGTAATACAATGCTTCCATGAGCTGCGAAAGGAACTCGGGCGATACGCGTGCCACGTATTCCATGTCGTTGAGCGGGGGGAGCTGGGTCTTGTCGGGGCTGAACTGGTCCAGGTTGTCCATGGTCCACAAGTCAGCGGCCTTACCCATATCGGCAGACATGGCAACACTCTTGATGGCGGAACGGTATTCGTCCCACTCCTTCGCGGTAGTCTTGCCTGCCTTACGAATTTTTTTCAGGAAGGAAAGGACCGTGTAGTACAGGTCCTTTTCCCGCTGATTGATTTCCTTCTGAGAAGTCGGAACCATAGGCGACCCTTAGTGGCGGAAGTGCCTCATGCCGGTGAACACCATGGCAATGCCGAATTCGTCGCACTTCTCGATAGAGAGGTCGTCCTTCTTGGAACCACCCGGCTGCACAATGTAGCGCACGCCAGCATCGTGGGCGGCTTCGACGTTGTCCGGGAACGGGAAGAATGCGTCGGAACCCATCACGACTTCGCCGAACACCTTCTTTTCGAGGGCCTTGAGGCCGGCTTCGTTGATGAGCTTGCCGTTTTCGTCGAAGAATGCCTTGGCTTCTTCCATGCGGGCGACGTTGTCACGCACGCGCGGCTGGCAAAGACGGAGGTTGGAGTCAATGCGGTTCGGCTGGCCGGGGCCAAGACCCATCACCTGGAAGTAGCCGGGCTTGTATTCGTAGCCCATCACGATGGCGTTGGACTTGGTGTGCTTGGTCACGAGCCAAGTAAAGCGGGCGAGGTCTTCCTTGTTCTTCGGGAACTGGGCCTTCGTCACGCATTCAAACTTTTCGTAGGTGTCCACGTCGCGGTCCTGAACGAGCATGCCGCCAATCACGTGCTTGTACACCTTGCAGTGGGTTGCCTTCTTGATTTCGCCCACTTCGAGGAGGCGAATGTCCTTGGACTTGTTCTTCAGGAATTCGAGAGCGTCGTCGTCGAATGCCGGAGCGAGCAAGATTTCTACAAAGCGGCCCTTCAAGAATTCAGCAGTCTTGAGGTCTACCTTGCGGGTCACGGCAATTACGGAACCGAACGCCGACACCGGGTCACCTGCCCAAGCGGCTTCCATGGCTTCACGGAGGCTTTCGCCGGTAGCAAGTCCGCACGGGTTCATGTGCTTCACGATCACGACGGCGTTGGTTTCGCTAAATTCGCGGGCCATTTCGAGGGCGGCGTCTGCGTCTACGATGTTGTTGTAAGAAAGTTCCTTACCCCAGAGCTGCTTTGCGGTAGCGAGGCTTGCTTCGGTGCAA
It includes:
- a CDS encoding cytochrome c3 family protein yields the protein MADFLMGEPRVPERAVGSIPFDHALHGDSIGLDCAACHTGSRASANAFMPSKADCMDCHRLPLTENPGIETLDSMLAKADDRPWSHKRHLPDHVVFHHGVHAAAGVACADCHGRGYMQNRYGAELFNMQSCLKCHRGETFKEKGFKPAATYCAACHR
- a CDS encoding 4Fe-4S dicluster domain-containing protein → MDRREFIKSCSLVAVMGLLFGCRKIPLEELAGDLPSLKRFEDEVKLALSQTKKSLDLVKVPTPGALKIPGASTLNRFGMAIDLDACDGCGKCILACNLENNVPLVPDEDAARGRFMHWVDMRGSAPFMCAHCGNAPCERVCPTGAANHTPDGLSAMMYKRCTGSRFCGANCPVQARKFNFNDAQKLGLARQFNREVPLRDKGVMEKCSLCLHRLQNDRLKFKTSLTVDASAEEWRGRGVKTACAEACPKNAIIFGNWLDEKSPLVKLTKNRELYAPRELADLDPSVVFMRGRR
- the nrfD gene encoding NrfD/PsrC family molybdoenzyme membrane anchor subunit gives rise to the protein MFKYLMLAGLALFLPGLYALGYSIFEGPSAWMVDSRTFWGTPISLFVFWIGLAHAGTLLSAIFLALDIKLDRRTALIAELSTLVCLVFAGIFPLMHLGVINNFYMVMPLLDARGNFANVGSPLVWDFCCIAVYAFLSLVFFMTHLKTREIPALDKYRKPMAWLLFPLVLWVHTVVSLDFATTFVPEWRGAFFPVYFIAGAIFSGLALMNLLLCSEGYRVRLLERLQLIFSWFMCAIWVWDLMLKGSLCTSAFIFAGVLPQFRMIAVIRENKWGRIALSLSVLIGLFLERLYIVSPEFGSYAASPLNWIDWGLIAFSVGGFMLLFFGIRRCLNWKMEGAGSYFGEVDGTDLADAEQQELEKEGARGIEKPKKGFYIQPWASEEYHVLRLPLLVGFAFALVYSIWVLNQSVFANVEFSFANIVPLLYPVIALVTTVTLYLRAYFVEHAFTLPRHEKWMAAILLVLVAACAGTFFAGGSSHNSTNTIDSQSIGVDAPISQSHARLLWNARCATCHGVDGKFNEKFVREFYPVPQKLDTQRLDSLGVDSLVKVILNGRNNMNAYAGRLTPSEALGLVNYMRTLAKSATESAKEGDNDSAR
- the trmFO gene encoding methylenetetrahydrofolate--tRNA-(uracil(54)-C(5))-methyltransferase (FADH(2)-oxidizing) TrmFO, whose amino-acid sequence is MTQKVRVIGGGLAGCEAALQLASRGFKVDLYEMRPVRQTPAHKDGHLAQLVCSNSFKALGITSAHGLLKQELTMLGSFLLDSAREAAVPAGDSLTVNRDIFSESVEKKIAESPNITLHREEVTSLEGDCPTLVAAGPLASDALADDIFKRLGSNRLHFFDAIAPVVETDSIDFDHAFYRNRWEKGETADFINCPLDKETYTEFVRKLCEAESTEPRPFEKNELFEGCLPVEEMARRGFETLRHGPMRPIGLGLGNNGKLWYAVIQLRAENKQKTLFNMVGFQTRLKWGTQKEIFTMVPALRNAKFARLGCMHRNTFIESPKFLDKTLRLRPDLECAKNIPPTWFAGQITGSEGYTEAVATGWYAAWNMAQTILHGHADPLPDESCIGSLMNRLVEENEDFQPMNFNFGLLPHHEGLKKKNKKEILAARAEESVRKWIADRKIV
- a CDS encoding IMP cyclohydrolase → MLKFENNKGNLMSEELVLKFVDPKPMRYGENSHQSAVFYRDPTCTEASLATAKQLWGKELSYNNIVDADAALEMAREFSETNAVVIVKHMNPCGLATGESLREAMEAAWAGDPVSAFGSVIAVTRKVDLKTAEFLKGRFVEILLAPAFDDDALEFLKNKSKDIRLLEVGEIKKATHCKVYKHVIGGMLVQDRDVDTYEKFECVTKAQFPKNKEDLARFTWLVTKHTKSNAIVMGYEYKPGYFQVMGLGPGQPNRIDSNLRLCQPRVRDNVARMEEAKAFFDENGKLINEAGLKALEKKVFGEVVMGSDAFFPFPDNVEAAHDAGVRYIVQPGGSKKDDLSIEKCDEFGIAMVFTGMRHFRH